Proteins from a genomic interval of Ptychodera flava strain L36383 chromosome 7, AS_Pfla_20210202, whole genome shotgun sequence:
- the LOC139137625 gene encoding tumor necrosis factor receptor superfamily member 11B-like, with protein sequence MLRFLSKRRYMKEVCDIDKPHTTTCFECHYGTYTDLPNLRESCMPHVRCDYTKHMVVKIPGSRIRDYVCECEPGYYELNSGLCKPWTKCPKGSGVVKPGDSQHDLECRVCPNGTFANEFDRIAECLPHRNCESEGLVTVKNGTNSEDAVCEAPSTTTVSAGIYSLTLVPSYQIDVYI encoded by the exons ATGCTGCGATTCCTGTCAAAAAG GAGATACATGAAGGAAGTGTGTGATATTGACAAACCACACACAACGACGTGTTTTGAATGTCACTATGGAACGTACACAGACCTTCCAAATCTGAGAGAAAGTTGTATGCCACATGTTCGCTGTGACTACACCAAACACATGGTGGTGAAAATTCCAGGTTCCAGAATCAGAGATTACGTATGCGAATGTGAACCTGGGTACTATGAATTAAATAGTGGACTTTGCAAGCCATGGACTAAATGTCCGAAGGGAAGTGGTGTTGTAAAACCAG GAGACTCACAACATGACTTAGAATGCCGAGTGTGCCCGAATGGGACATTTGCAAACGAATTTGACCGGATAGCAGAGTGCTTGCCGCATCGAAA CTGTGAAAGTGAAGGCTTGGTAACAGTAAAGAATGGAACGAACTCGGAAGACGCGGTATGCGAAGCGCCATCGACGACAACAGTTTCTGCAG GGATTTATTCTTTAACTCTGGTACCATCTTATCAGATCGACGTATATATCTAG